In the Helianthus annuus cultivar XRQ/B chromosome 11, HanXRQr2.0-SUNRISE, whole genome shotgun sequence genome, one interval contains:
- the LOC110887669 gene encoding uncharacterized protein LOC110887669: protein MNVISWNIRGLGADGKGGWCRKLKTENEVGFILIQETQFSSLDTINVSSFWGSGEFEFEYVDATGRSGSLITLWNPKLFVKASVLKDRNMPVVSGHVKSDGSKLTVVNVYCPQRLQDKRRVWELMKSVKSDGDGLWIVAGDFNSVRDCAERRNSNFDLADSNAFNEFVEDAELYEFGLKGRKFTYLANNKLSRIDRIFVDWTFYNKWPNAEYRVLDRDGSDHFPLLLKIGSSNFGAKPFKFFNSWLEREGFDDVVKNALENFSFTGAPDSLDAEV, encoded by the coding sequence ATGAATGTGATTTCATGGAACATTAGAGGGCTTGGGGCAGATGGCAAAGGCGGGTGGTGTAGGAAATTAAAGACGGAAAATGAGGTGGGATTTATTTTGATCCAGGAAACTCAATTCAGTTCATTGGATACGATTAATGTTAGTAGCTTCTGGGGCTCGGGTGAGTTCGAGTTCGAGTATGTTGACGCTACAGGTCGGTCGGGTAGCTTGATTACTCTTTGGAACCCGAAGTTGTTTGTTAAAGCTTcggttttgaaagatagaaataTGCCCGTGGTTTCTGGTCATGTGAAAAGTGACGGTTCCAAATTGACGGTTGTGAATGTGTACTGCCCGCAACGGTTACAAGATAAAAGGCGGGTGTGGGAGCTTATGAAGTCGGTGAAGTCGGATGGGGATGGGTTGTGGATTGTGGCCGGAGATTTTAATAGTGTGAGGGATTGTGCAGAACGGCgtaattcaaattttgatttggCGGATTCGAATGCTTTTAATGAGTTTGTGGAGGATGCCGAGTTGTATGAATTTGGTTTAAAAGGTCGGAAATTCACTTACTTAGCTAATAATAAGCTAAGTCGGATTGATAGAATTTTTGTAGATTGGACGTTTTATAATAAATGGCCAAATGCGGAGTATCGGGTTCTAGACCGAGATGGTTCGGATCACTTCCCTTTATTGTTGAAGATTGGTTCGAGTAATTTTGGTGCGAAACCGTTTAAATTCTTCAACTCATGGCTTGAACGGGAAGGCTTTGATGATGTGGTTAAAAACGCGCTTGAGAATTTTAGTTTTACAGGAGCCCCGGATagtcttgatgcagaagtttaa
- the LOC110887668 gene encoding uncharacterized protein LOC110887668 has product MGEWSDSNLVCLRRILRIFHMCSGLRINIQKSTLYGVGKSVEEVGLKASELGCQAGVAPFTYLGIKVGANLNRVSSWEPVVNVFKSRLTRWKSKVLSIGGRLTLIKSVLVSLPSYYFSLFKAPVGVINVLEGLIKKFLWGGNVDVRKLHWVGWDVVTKPVKYGGLGIRKLGDCNKAFLVKWLWRYRHERNALRRRVVEAIHGSQRKWDAYPHNSRINGTWSKIVTCGLRLKVGDRSSLNLIRGRVGNGLDNYVLDRPMG; this is encoded by the coding sequence ATGGGGGAGTGGTCAGATAGCAATTTGGTGTGTTTGAGGCGTATACTCCGTATTTTTCATATGTGTTCGGGCTTACGGATTAACATCCAAAAGTCTACTCTATACGGTGTGGGTAAAAGTGTAGAAGAGGTGGGTCTGAAGGCGAGTGAGTTGGGTTGCCAAGCGGGGGTAGCTCCTTTTACTTATCTTGGGATAAAGGTTGGGGCAAACTTGAATAGAGTTAGTAGTTGGGAGCCGGTGGTAAATGTGTTTAAGAGTAGATTGACACGGTGGAAGTCAAAGGTGTTGTCGATTGGAGGTAGATTGACTCTTATTAAATCTGTTCTGGTTAGTCTCCCTTCGTATTATTTCTCTCTTTTCAAGGCTCCTGTTGGGGTGATAAATGTGTTGGAAGGGTTAATCAAAAAATTCCTATGGGGAGGTAATGTTGACGTGAGAAAGTTACATTGGGTGGGTTGGGATGTAGTTACAAAGCCGGTTAAATATGGTGGGTTGGGAATTCGCAAGTTAGGAGATTGTAACAAAGCCTTTTTGGTTAAGTGGTTATGGAGGTATCGTCACGAAAGAAACGCTTTACGGAGAAGAGTGGTGGAAGCTATTCATGGGTCGCAACGTAAGTGGGATGCATATCCGCATAATTCTAGAATTAATGGTACATGGTCTAAGATAGTTACTTGTGGGTTACGGCTGAAAGTTGGAGATCGAAGCAGCCTAAATTTGATCAGGGGACGGGTTGGGAATGGTTTGGATAATTATGTTTTGGATCGACCCATGGGTTGA